The Flavobacterium psychrophilum genome includes a region encoding these proteins:
- a CDS encoding ABC transporter ATP-binding protein, translated as MEKGNIILSAQNISIGYQQKKENTVIANTIHVAFAESNLVALIGANGIGKSTLLRTLTGIQKPLAGEVLLNNKNITAYSPKELAQNLAVVLTESLPPSNLTVFELVALGRQPYTNWLGSLSPEDLNKVNEAIALTQIEHLRHKKHFEISDGQLQKVLIARALAQDTPLIVLDEPTTHLDLLHKVNLIRLLQQLAAETGKCILYSTHDLDLALQLSDQIVVMTPGNVVQDTPKNLIANKTFDRLFNDKSIRFDAEKGGFTVNNSQL; from the coding sequence ACAAAACATAAGTATTGGCTATCAGCAGAAAAAAGAAAATACTGTCATTGCCAATACTATCCATGTGGCATTCGCCGAAAGCAACCTTGTTGCCCTTATCGGTGCAAATGGTATAGGAAAATCTACATTGTTACGAACACTTACAGGGATACAAAAGCCATTAGCCGGAGAGGTATTGCTCAACAATAAAAACATAACAGCCTATAGTCCGAAAGAACTGGCGCAAAACCTTGCCGTAGTACTTACCGAAAGCCTTCCACCAAGTAACCTTACCGTTTTTGAGCTTGTAGCGCTCGGCAGGCAGCCCTACACCAACTGGCTTGGATCTCTAAGCCCCGAAGACCTCAATAAAGTTAATGAGGCAATTGCACTCACACAGATTGAGCACCTTCGCCATAAAAAGCATTTCGAGATAAGCGACGGCCAATTGCAAAAAGTACTTATTGCCCGTGCACTGGCACAAGATACTCCGTTAATTGTGTTAGACGAACCTACTACACATTTAGACCTGCTTCACAAAGTAAACCTTATCAGGCTGCTACAACAGCTTGCTGCAGAAACAGGAAAATGCATACTCTACTCTACCCATGACCTTGACCTTGCCCTGCAGCTAAGCGACCAGATCGTTGTAATGACGCCCGGAAATGTAGTACAGGACACCCCTAAAAACCTTATTGCCAACAAAACTTTCGATCGCCTTTTTAACGATAAAAGCATTCGGTTTGATGCTGAAAAGGGCGGATTTACCGTAAATAACAGCCAGCTTTAA